In Nicotiana tabacum cultivar K326 chromosome 21, ASM71507v2, whole genome shotgun sequence, one DNA window encodes the following:
- the LOC142175248 gene encoding uncharacterized protein LOC142175248 has translation MGHVKGDNEGASYDFCIKDGIGDLIYAQVDAVEDATNNIAEAHAILEALRYITKIHFAPCIIETDSLLMKNVLDEIWEPPWSIANQVDEIKSLLSRGVFHLDHVLREGNKLADHLANVTLDQQHMQ, from the coding sequence ATGGGGCATGTAAAGGGGGACAATGAAGGAGCTTCATATGATTTTTGTATAAAGGATGGAATAGGAGACCTCATCTATGCCCAGGTAGATGCAGTAGAGGATGCAACAAACAATATAGCTGAGGCACATGCTATTCTGGAGGCTCTAAGGTACATAACTAAAATACATTTTGCTCCATGCATAATTGAAACTGATTCTTTACTTATGAAGAATGTACTGGATGAAATTTGGGAACCACCTTGGAGCATAGCCAATCAGGTTGATGAAATCAAATCATTATTGTCTAGGGGTGTATTTCACTTAGACCATGTATTGAGGGAAGGTAACAAGTTAGCTGATCATCTAGCTAATGTGACATTGGACCAACAACATATGCAATAG